The following are from one region of the Pseudodesulfovibrio piezophilus C1TLV30 genome:
- a CDS encoding SHOCT domain-containing protein encodes MTLFNTFSTWCTGSGFGHGSGWGMSGYSPFHMGGLFQILLIGLVVFLAVRVLRKPPVATSGSLSPLDTLKSRYAEGKIDKQTYDRMKHELR; translated from the coding sequence ATGACACTCTTCAATACTTTCAGCACATGGTGTACTGGTTCAGGATTCGGGCATGGCTCTGGGTGGGGCATGAGCGGATATTCCCCTTTTCATATGGGTGGTTTATTTCAAATACTTCTCATCGGTCTGGTTGTTTTTTTGGCAGTCAGGGTACTCCGCAAGCCCCCTGTCGCCACGTCGGGTTCCCTCTCTCCGCTCGACACGCTCAAAAGCAGATATGCCGAGGGTAAAATAGACAAGCAGACCTATGATCGCATGAAACACGAACTCCGTTAG
- the gltX gene encoding glutamate--tRNA ligase encodes MTKIVSRFAPSPTGYLHIGGARTALFSWLLARAAGGEFRLRIEDTDRERSTQAATDAIIDSMKWLGLEHDGEIVFQSSRMERHNEVIDQLLDAGHAYYCQCSKEDVDAMRERAMQEGRKPKYDGTCRAMGLKEGVVRLKTPQDGATGYVDMVKGHISVENVEMDDMILRRSDGTPTYNLAVVVDDHDMGVNTVMRGDDHVNNTPRQILIYKALGWEVPQFGHVPMILGPDKKKLSKRHGALSVMEYEKMGYLPEAVCNYLARLGWSHGDQELFSMDEMVRLFSTDNLGKSPSVFDLTKFEWVNGQYMQEAAPERIADLLHEFHIREVGEEAAKAVDKATFLRIVPLLQTRAKSVIDMLEQAQPFIVDASALPYDDKAVEKFLTEETRALLSEILERMEALEEYSEKSLEDLHRQFLEDKDIKFKAIAQPIRVAIVGKTQSPGLFETMIALGKEQTLARLKRAITL; translated from the coding sequence ATGACGAAGATTGTTTCTCGATTTGCACCAAGCCCGACGGGGTATTTGCATATTGGTGGTGCTCGTACTGCGCTATTTTCCTGGTTGCTGGCTCGTGCTGCTGGTGGAGAATTTCGCCTTCGCATTGAGGACACGGACCGGGAGCGGTCCACTCAGGCGGCAACGGATGCGATTATAGATTCCATGAAATGGCTGGGGCTGGAACACGATGGCGAGATTGTATTTCAGTCTTCCCGTATGGAAAGGCATAATGAAGTTATCGATCAGCTCCTGGATGCAGGGCATGCCTATTATTGCCAATGTTCCAAGGAAGATGTGGATGCCATGCGGGAGAGGGCCATGCAGGAAGGTCGGAAACCCAAGTATGATGGGACATGTCGGGCCATGGGGCTGAAAGAGGGCGTTGTTCGTCTGAAAACTCCACAGGACGGCGCGACCGGATATGTCGACATGGTCAAGGGGCATATCAGCGTGGAGAATGTGGAGATGGACGATATGATCTTGCGCCGGAGCGATGGAACTCCGACCTATAACCTGGCCGTGGTGGTTGACGACCATGATATGGGTGTGAACACGGTTATGCGTGGTGATGACCATGTGAACAATACACCGCGCCAGATTCTGATTTACAAGGCTCTGGGGTGGGAGGTGCCGCAATTCGGTCATGTTCCGATGATTTTGGGACCGGACAAGAAAAAGCTGTCCAAACGTCATGGTGCGCTGTCGGTGATGGAGTATGAGAAGATGGGCTATCTGCCTGAGGCTGTGTGCAACTATTTGGCACGGCTTGGATGGTCGCATGGAGATCAGGAACTGTTCAGCATGGATGAGATGGTCCGGTTATTCAGCACTGACAATCTCGGCAAATCACCGTCGGTGTTTGATCTGACCAAGTTCGAATGGGTGAATGGTCAATATATGCAGGAAGCAGCCCCGGAGAGAATCGCCGATCTGCTGCATGAATTTCACATTCGCGAGGTGGGAGAAGAAGCAGCGAAAGCTGTTGACAAGGCGACTTTCTTACGGATCGTTCCTCTCTTGCAGACTCGTGCCAAATCAGTGATTGATATGCTGGAACAGGCTCAACCGTTCATCGTGGATGCATCGGCTTTGCCATACGACGACAAAGCAGTGGAAAAATTCCTGACCGAGGAGACCCGAGCTTTGCTGTCGGAAATTCTTGAACGGATGGAAGCTCTGGAAGAGTATTCCGAGAAGTCACTGGAGGATTTGCATCGGCAGTTCTTGGAGGATAAAGACATAAAGTTCAAGGCCATTGCTCAGCCTATTCGTGTGGCTATCGTCGGTAAGACACAGTCTCCTGGTTTGTTCGAGACCATGATTGCGCTTGGGAAAGAGCAAACTCTGGCTCGGTTGAAAAGAGCGATTACATTGTAA
- a CDS encoding NifU family protein: MLYEKVQAVLEKVRPMLQSDGGDVELVDVTKSGIVQVRLTGACKGCPMSQMTLKNGIERIVLKEVAEAKGVEAVD; encoded by the coding sequence ATGCTTTATGAAAAAGTTCAAGCTGTGCTGGAAAAAGTTCGTCCCATGTTGCAAAGCGATGGTGGCGACGTCGAACTTGTGGACGTTACCAAATCCGGTATTGTTCAGGTTCGACTCACCGGAGCCTGCAAAGGATGCCCCATGTCCCAGATGACGCTCAAGAACGGCATCGAGCGGATTGTTCTCAAGGAAGTTGCTGAAGCCAAAGGCGTTGAAGCCGTTGATTAG
- a CDS encoding HDOD domain-containing protein, whose amino-acid sequence MAEHTDANGNTMDVAPEFLEAAKKLLTRRFKFVKNPDDSIKRLARHGARFVAHDMALNPQHYAYSPSEEALPLIEPLDPLDILRKEHQLPSLPQAFLELQQAINADATSADDLANIISQDPSLTAFLLRMVNSAFYSLPMQIDTISRAVTVVGVNQLSTLAVGTSVLSLFKDIPAEVLDMELFWKHSVTCGLIARRLCRITGKGDPERAFVAGLLHDIGQLILLQAEPERAVAVLSHARSKDILLWEQEKKLLGFDHATLGGMLLRKWNFPFVLVSAVIEHHTPKENLKEDEPALVHCAETIATGLGVGSSGEFFVQPPNPKIWASMGLTPDRIDEMIEDLDEELDEAFGILIPQ is encoded by the coding sequence ATGGCCGAACATACGGATGCCAACGGAAATACGATGGATGTCGCCCCGGAATTCTTGGAGGCGGCAAAAAAACTTCTGACCAGACGTTTTAAGTTCGTCAAAAATCCCGATGATTCCATCAAACGGCTGGCCCGTCATGGTGCGCGATTTGTGGCTCATGACATGGCTCTCAATCCCCAGCATTACGCATATTCCCCGTCAGAGGAAGCGCTTCCGTTGATTGAACCGCTTGATCCTCTGGATATCCTGAGAAAAGAGCATCAACTTCCTTCATTGCCTCAAGCCTTTTTGGAGTTGCAGCAGGCCATCAATGCCGATGCCACTTCGGCTGATGATCTTGCGAATATCATCAGTCAGGACCCGAGCCTAACTGCTTTTCTGTTGCGGATGGTCAATTCCGCTTTTTATAGTCTCCCCATGCAGATTGATACAATCTCCCGTGCAGTCACTGTGGTCGGTGTCAACCAGCTTTCCACTCTGGCCGTGGGAACATCGGTGCTTTCTTTGTTCAAGGACATCCCCGCCGAGGTCCTGGACATGGAATTGTTCTGGAAGCATTCTGTCACATGTGGCCTTATCGCACGTCGGCTGTGTCGCATCACGGGCAAGGGAGATCCCGAGCGCGCTTTTGTCGCCGGACTTCTCCATGACATAGGCCAACTCATCCTGCTTCAGGCTGAGCCGGAAAGGGCCGTCGCAGTTCTGTCTCATGCCAGAAGCAAGGATATTCTGCTGTGGGAACAGGAGAAAAAATTATTGGGATTCGACCATGCCACGCTGGGAGGGATGTTGCTCCGTAAATGGAATTTCCCCTTTGTCCTCGTTTCTGCCGTGATCGAACATCATACACCCAAGGAAAATCTCAAGGAGGATGAACCCGCTCTGGTTCATTGCGCCGAAACCATTGCCACCGGACTGGGTGTCGGCTCCAGTGGTGAATTTTTCGTGCAGCCGCCCAATCCGAAAATATGGGCATCCATGGGGCTGACCCCTGACAGAATTGATGAGATGATCGAAGATCTTGATGAAGAACTGGACGAGGCGTTCGGGATTCTGATCCCCCAATAG
- a CDS encoding MBL fold metallo-hydrolase: MPKRLTIETFVLGPDETNCYLLSVGDEAVVIDVGVAPQRLVRRIEEKGFDLKAIYLTHFHLDHIGGVKEVLSRFDVPVHASGQDDFLKEISLEAGGLREFVSHIDFDFQPVGPGARTVLGQPMLVLDTPGHTPGSLSFFFPAAQCVFVGDLIFMIAVGRTDLPRGSGPELIGSIRSRLFILPDATRIYSGHGPMTTVIHEKENNPHFSPGIFK; this comes from the coding sequence ATGCCCAAAAGATTGACCATAGAGACCTTCGTTCTTGGCCCTGATGAAACGAACTGTTACTTACTCAGTGTCGGGGATGAAGCGGTGGTTATTGACGTCGGGGTGGCTCCTCAGCGTCTTGTTAGGAGGATAGAGGAAAAAGGCTTTGATCTGAAAGCCATCTACCTCACGCATTTTCATCTTGACCATATAGGCGGCGTCAAAGAGGTGCTCTCCCGTTTTGATGTGCCTGTTCACGCCAGCGGGCAGGATGATTTTCTCAAAGAAATATCTCTTGAGGCCGGGGGGCTTCGGGAATTTGTTTCCCATATCGATTTCGACTTTCAGCCAGTCGGGCCTGGTGCGCGAACTGTACTCGGTCAGCCCATGCTGGTTCTCGATACCCCCGGACACACTCCGGGAAGTCTTTCTTTTTTCTTCCCCGCTGCCCAATGCGTTTTTGTGGGAGACCTTATTTTCATGATCGCGGTGGGGCGAACAGACCTCCCTCGTGGCTCCGGGCCGGAATTGATCGGGTCCATCCGTTCGCGCCTCTTTATTCTGCCAGATGCCACCCGTATCTATTCCGGGCATGGTCCCATGACAACAGTCATTCACGAAAAGGAAAACAATCCTCATTTCAGTCCGGGAATTTTCAAATGA
- a CDS encoding sigma-54-dependent transcriptional regulator — protein sequence MDNRIVLIVDDEPGHRLMVRAVLEDDGWTVLEADSGERALSVLAEEAESDTYPDVAMVDMKMPGMDGMQLLKEFQVRRPGMPVVLLTAFGSVGSAVDAMKKGAFDYLTKPADNDELVAVMGKAYEYHTLIKENIRLKAQVGGEPDFIGASPGIERVRDLIGQAGPSEATVLILGQSGTGKELVAEGLHRASNRSNRPLIKVNCAALPDDLLESELFGYEKGAFTGAVKDKPGRFQLADGGTLFLDEIGEMPAALQAKLLRALQEKTIEPLGSVKTVKVDTRIIAATNRNLKAEVAAGRFREDLFYRLAVLEIRIPPLCERKEDLPLLVSFLLRRLGNKNNKIIRTVTPAFLDALSGYDWPGNVRELENVLERALILSRSDALGPDLLPPQVAGAREAALDMTSGIEPEILSPMVSTPASLEEAEKLAIMRALEENGNHRERTADALGISRRTLQYKLKKFGLTRR from the coding sequence ATGGACAATAGAATAGTCTTGATCGTGGATGATGAACCGGGCCACAGATTGATGGTGCGGGCCGTGCTGGAAGATGACGGCTGGACTGTCCTTGAAGCAGACTCTGGTGAGCGTGCTTTGAGCGTGCTGGCCGAGGAAGCCGAATCCGACACGTACCCTGATGTTGCCATGGTGGATATGAAAATGCCCGGCATGGATGGGATGCAGCTGCTCAAGGAATTTCAGGTGCGTAGGCCTGGTATGCCCGTTGTGTTGCTCACGGCGTTCGGGAGTGTAGGCAGTGCGGTGGATGCCATGAAAAAGGGTGCATTCGACTATCTGACCAAGCCTGCCGACAATGATGAACTCGTTGCCGTGATGGGCAAGGCCTACGAATATCACACGTTGATCAAGGAAAATATCCGCCTCAAGGCTCAGGTCGGTGGCGAGCCGGACTTTATCGGGGCCAGCCCCGGTATCGAACGGGTACGTGATCTCATCGGTCAAGCCGGTCCCAGTGAGGCGACGGTGCTTATTCTCGGCCAATCAGGAACAGGTAAGGAACTGGTGGCCGAAGGACTGCACCGGGCGAGTAACCGGAGCAATCGACCGTTGATCAAGGTCAACTGCGCGGCGCTGCCTGACGACCTCCTCGAAAGCGAACTCTTTGGATATGAGAAAGGTGCATTTACCGGGGCTGTCAAGGATAAGCCCGGACGTTTTCAACTGGCTGACGGCGGAACGCTGTTTCTCGATGAAATAGGTGAGATGCCTGCTGCACTTCAGGCGAAACTGTTGCGCGCCTTGCAGGAAAAGACCATTGAACCTCTGGGATCGGTGAAGACCGTCAAGGTGGACACGCGCATTATCGCCGCGACAAACCGGAATCTCAAGGCCGAGGTTGCTGCCGGACGATTCCGTGAGGATCTTTTTTATCGACTCGCCGTGCTTGAGATTCGTATCCCTCCTCTGTGCGAACGCAAGGAGGACCTTCCTCTGTTGGTCAGCTTTTTGTTGCGTCGCCTCGGAAACAAGAACAACAAGATCATTCGAACCGTGACTCCCGCATTTCTCGATGCCTTGTCCGGATATGATTGGCCGGGGAATGTGCGTGAGCTGGAGAATGTTCTCGAACGTGCGCTGATTCTTTCCCGGTCAGATGCCCTTGGTCCCGATCTCCTCCCCCCTCAGGTGGCAGGAGCCCGCGAGGCCGCTTTGGATATGACAAGTGGTATTGAGCCGGAGATCCTGTCTCCGATGGTCAGCACCCCTGCTTCTTTGGAGGAAGCCGAGAAGTTGGCAATCATGCGGGCCTTGGAAGAAAATGGAAACCATCGGGAACGTACGGCAGATGCTCTTGGGATCAGTCGGCGAACTCTCCAGTACAAGCTCAAGAAATTCGGATTGACGCGCCGCTAG